The following proteins are encoded in a genomic region of Asterias amurensis chromosome 5, ASM3211899v1:
- the LOC139937632 gene encoding aspartate--tRNA ligase, cytoplasmic-like has translation MADANANADPSGEGVISKKALKKQQKEAEKAAKKAERQAQKASEADVVEEDDYAKDRYGIPRMVQSHEKPDRKLVKVDTLTSALADQTVWIRARLHTSRGKGKQCFVVLRQQQFTIQGILNVNDTISKAMVKFTCGVSKESIVDVEGTVAVVGQKIESCTQQDVELRIQRFYVISQSLPRLPLQIEDASRPKGDEEEGGQAPTVNQDTRLDNRILDLRTPTNQAIFRLEGGVCQLFRESLRKRDFVEIHTPKIISAASEGGANVFTVSYFKTNAFLAQSPQLYKQMAISADFNKVFTVGAVFRAEDSNTHRHLTEFVGLDLEMAFDYHYHEVLDVIGGMFNDIFRGLRDLFATEIATVNKQFPAEPFKFLDPPLRLEYLEGVKMLKEAGVEMGEEDDLSTPNEKLLGRLVRAKYDTDFYILDKYPLAVRPFYTMPDPNNPKYSNSYDMFMRGEEILSGAQRIHDPEYLSERAKHHEIDLETIKSYIDSFRFGAPPHGGGGIGMERVCMLYLGLDNIRKTSLFPRDPKRLTP, from the exons ATGGCTGATGCAAATGCAAACGCAGACCCGTCAGGGGAAGG AGTTATTTCCAAGAAAGCTTTGAAGAAACAGCAGAAGGAAGCAGAAAAAGCAGCAAAGAAAGCTGAACGGCAGGCACAAAAG GCATCAGAAGCAGATGTTGTCGAAGAAGATGACTATGCAAAAGACCGATATGGCATTCCAAGAATGGTGCAGTCCCATGAGAAACCAG ATCGTAAGCTGGTGAAGGTTGATACTTTGACCTCTGCCCTCGCTGATCAGACTGTTTGGATACGTGCAAGGCTACATACTTCCCGCGGCAAAG gcaagcagtgttttgtggttttacGTCAGCAGCAATTTACCATACAGGGTATCCTTAATGTCAATGACACCATAAGCAAAGCAATGGTCAAGTTTACCTGTGG TGTATCCAAGGAGTCCATCGTGGATGTTGAAGGTACTGTTGCAGTTGTAGGCCAAAAGATTGAGAGCTGCACGCAGCAAGATGTAGAGCTACGTATCCAGAGG TTTTACGTCATCAGCCAATCTCTTCCCCGCCTCCCTTTGCAAATTGAAGATGCTTCTCGCCCCAAAGGGGATGAGGAAGAAGGAGGCCAAGCACCTACGGTCAACCAAGACACCAGGCTGGACAATCGTATACTGGACCTAAGG ACCCCAACCAACCAGGCTATTTTCCGTCTTGAAGGAGGCGTCTGTCAACTGTTCAGGGAATCCCTCAGAAAGCGTGACTTTGTTGAGATCCACACTCCCAAGATTATATCTG CCGCTAGTGAGGGTGGAGCTAATGTATTCACAGTGTCTTACTTTAAGACCAATGCGTTCCTTGCTCAGTCTCCTCAGCTGTACAAGCAGATGGCAATCTCAGCCGATTTTAACAAAGTCTTCACTGTCGGAGCAG TGTTCCGAGCGGAGGATTCCAACACCCATCGTCATCTGACTGAGTTTGTTGGTCTGGATCTGGAGATGGCATTTGACTATCACTACCATGAG gtACTTGATGTTATCGGTGGAATGTTCAACGATATCTTCCGCGGCCTTCGTGATCTGTTTGCCACTGAGATCGCTACTGTCAACAAGCAGTTCCCTGCGGAGCCATTTAAATTTCTGGATCCACCACTGCGTCTTGAGTACCTTGAAGGGGTCAAGATGCTGAAGGAGGCAGGAGTTGAGATGGGGGAGGAAGACGATCTGAG TACTCCAAATGAGAAGCTCCTGGGGCGTCTAGTCCGGGCTAAGTACGACACCGACTTCTACATACTGGACAAATATCCACTGGCTGTTCGACCGTTCTACACCATGCCTGACCCTAATAACCCT AAATATTCCAACTCCTATGATATGTTTATGAGGGGAGAGGAGATCCTGTCTGGAGCTCAGCGAATTCACGATCCGGAATATCTGTCCGAGAGGGCCAAGCATCATGAGATAG ATTTGGAGACCATCAAATCCTACATTGACTCCTTCCGTTTTGGAGCGCCCCCACATGGCGGTGGTGGCATCGGTATGGAACGCGTCTGTATGCTGTACCTTGGCTTGGACAACATACGCAAGACTTCTCTGTTTCCTCGTGACCCCAAAAGGTTGACCCCATAG